The DNA segment CCTCCCAATCGCTGTTGTGGGGGATCGATCCTCAGACCGCCCTACCAAGCGCAACCACATGCTACCACTGCGCCAACCAACGATTGGTtacattaaataattttatatataaaataaataattttattttaataataaataattttatttatacaaataaataaaaaataattttatatataattatattattataaacaaTCACATATCTTATCTTATTATCTTATGTACAAACGCAATAAATTATTTCACTTTAAATTACCCACTTGAGTTACACTTGATTAAAAAATGTCCAGACAAACGCAGGAGTTCTATGAGTAATATTAACGTAGATTCTAAATCTGTTCTACACGAGGCTAATTTCGTACTTTACCCACCTATTTTCTTACCAAACCCGCTAATCTTGCGTCTCCGAATTTCTCTCTGTCAATGTTCAAATAACCAAATTTCGGTTAAGAGTCGTTTTATcagtttcatcttcttccttgttTTCTTCTTCGTTCGTCTCTCAGAATTCTCTCACATTTTCTCACCGTTTCTCGCTTCATTTTCTCTCTATCCAAACAGCTTAGAATCCTTTGGTTTGTCGTTCTGCTCGGGCGCATATGGAGATGTCAATGGAGGATTCATACGCCCATGCTCTTATGCTCTCCATGGCTCGCGTCTCGCTCTCTGTTTCTGTACGTACTCGACGGTCTCTTCCGAATTCTCCTATACCGACCACGATACGAATATGTAAAGTTGGAAACTAATTGTAGCGCTTTGGTTTTAGTAttgtttcgattttttttttttgacttaTTCTGGAGCTGAATTTCTGTGAATTGAAGATTTATTAGGGCTTTTTTTCATTGGGTTCGGTGCTTTTAGACGTTGATTTATAGTTTGCACGGTGTAATTTAGCGAAATTTAGGACTTAATTTAGGGTTTCCATGATGTTATTCTGTAATTGGAGATCCTTAGGGTTTGGTGATCTGCCTGGAATTAGATTTGTTTCTGTTGTCAGTTTAAAGGGGCTTAGTGGACCTATTGGAATTTGAATTGGGGTTTGGGGAAGTAATTTCGAGAATTTGCTAATCAAGTAGTGGTGGTATTTGTTTCGATATCTCAAAAGACAAGAACTGAATTTTAGAATTGTGGTTTTGTGCATTTGAATTACCTGCTTTGAGAGTTGTTTGGTGGAAGTTCCCGGATGGCGGGAAGGTGGGATTTGGGATTGCCAAAGACGGGTGTCGGTAGTTTAAAGGAGCAGTTGGCTAGAAGTACTCTGCACAATGTGAGATTGCAAGGACACCCTTATGTGGAACTTCGTGAAGATGGGAAGCGGTTCGTTTTTTTCTGTGCTTTGTGTCTTGCACCATGCTATAGTGATTATGTGTTGTTTGATCACTTGAAGGGAAGTCTTCACTCTGAAAGGTTATCAGCTGCTAAGCTTACTCTGTTGAAGCCAAATCCATGGCCCTTTAGTGATGGTATTCATTTCTTTGACAATTCAAGTGAGGATGCACGACAAGCAGACATACGAAATGGTAACCCGAGTCGGTTGTTGGAGTCTCAAAGTACTGGCAACAATCGAGCTATTGTGAAATATGGTGGCAGTGGAAATGTTGAACTTCATAAGCATTTGACAGGCAATGGAGGAACTAATGGTCTAGTAATTCCTAACGTAGTTGTTAAGGATGAAATTTCGAATTTGAAAGCCAGGTTTGTCGGTTCTGGACAAATTGCTGCAAGGTTCACTAAGAAGGGTAAAGCGTCAACTGAGATTATTAGGATATGGTGCGAATGGTTAGGGGTAAATAGTTCTGATGATGAGGACAATGTTAAGGTTCCGGAGCATGACTTTGCAATTGTTACATTTTCTTATAACTATGATTTGGGAAGAAAAGGATTGCTTGATGATGTAAAATTGTTGCTGTCATCTAGTCCTGCAGTAGACTCAGAGAACGGTGAGGGGGctaataagaaaagaaagaaatcttTTTCTGATCCAGGGGATGTCAGCGAGTCTTTGAGTCGTCAGTATGATTCATCTAGTGAAGAATCTTCTGCTTCAAATAGTGGGCATAGATTGCTATTGGATCAATATGATGATCAGCTTCTGCATTCAAGGTTTATCACAAGCAAGACAGTAAGGCGAGAAGTGAGACGACAGCAGCGCATAGCAGCAGAAAGAATGTGTGACATTTGTCAGCAGAAAATGCTGCCTGAGAAAGATGTAGCAACTCTTGTAAACATGAAGACAGGAAAACTTGTGTGCAGTAGCAGAAACATCAATGGGGTAACGATTTCCTATAACGCCTATGGTTCAGTTTGTGTCTTCTGTGTTATCTTTCATATTTGGTTGAACTATTTGCCTCCATGatcccttattttttttctgGGGCATGAATTTATTTTCTCTAAATTTATTGAAAACAGAACTTCCAAAGCTTGtttaattctaaatataatTTATCACATGTAGGCATTTCACGTATTTCATACCTCCTGCCTCGTACACTGGATACTTTTGTGTGAATATGAAATGGCGAAAAATCAACCAGTTGGTCTGAAAGGGAGAAGGAGATCTAAGAGAAAGAATGTAATTAAAGCCAGTAAAACAAGAAAGATGAAAGCTTCTAATAGTCTAATTGAGACTGCATTCTGCCCAGAGTGCCAAGGCACGGGTGCCGTCATTGATGGAGAAGAGATGGAGAGGCCAACTATTCCTCTTTCAGAGGTTTGAGTTCCATCTTTTTATTCAAGTGATTCAATAATTATATGGCACTGGCATCAACTTCCAGTTTTTGATATCATGTTCATTCCTTTGGTTCAATAATCAAGTTTGAGTGCACATTTATTTGTGCCAAATTTGCAAGGGGAAAAAGACATTATTTCAAACTTCTGgcaaataaaatttgaaaaagtagCCGTAATTTCAAACTTCAGgcaaataaaatttgaaaaagtagCCATAATTTCTATGTGTGCTAGAGGTGGCAATTGTGTACGAGACCTGAAACAAGACACGTATTTAGTGGGTTGGTGTTTCATTAAAAAGATAATGAatgggtcatttttgggttgataTGAAATTGATTCCCAATTTTTTTGGTTGGGTTAGGACTTGATTGAGCTGCTAATACGATTCGAACTTCCCATGTAAATTTCACATATTTTTACATGTCTTTCTTTACTGAAATAGTCTAATTACATGTGACTTGTGCACCCATTACACGAACTAACATAATATAAACGGATTAGGAGTTTGTTAAATAGATTTTGGGTCAAACTTTTGGAAGGTTAGAGTTAACCTACTAATCCAAAAATGATCTAAATATTTTAGAAGTACTATTATATCttcctatatttttaaatgtaaCCATTAACAAAGATAGTAATTACTTGTATTCCGCAAACACAATGCAAAAACGATACCAACTGATTGGGTTGACATGATTATGACATGGAATTGTTTGGATTGGGTTAAAGTTGACTCATTTGGTACTAATCCGATAATTGACACGACACAAACACGACCCAATTACATGAATTGCTACCTTTATTTGTATGCATGTGCAAAATTTTATTCATCCGCATACAATCAATCAAATGGTGGTGTTTTTTCTTATTTCAGATGTTCAAATATAAGATAAAAGTGAGCGACGGGCGCAGGGCTTGGATGAGAAGTCCTGAAATGTTGCAGAATTGCTCCATAGGTTTTCATTTCCCTCCCCAGTCAGAAGCAATCATGCAGGTCCTTGAATCTCTTCCTCTGTACATTtgcagatatatatatatatatggcttaatacatcaagagctccctgaacttgtccaaaaaacttatTGGCCCCTGAGCTTACATGGTGGCTCATTAGCCccatcaacttgcttaaaataacctattggTCACCtggatttgtttaaagtgaactaattggctctctaaacttgcttagaGTGATCCATTTGCCCCTTGAACTTAATCACGACACTTTAAGGTCAATGAGCTAATCAAGCTTTTTAGacaagactcgaacccgtgacctcttggtcacaagacaacaacgtttaccgttgcgccaaggctcgagAGGGCAACTGACATATtaagcctatatatatatatatatatatatatatatatgtctatatGTGCCACGCTTTTGAACTTTCTTCTGAATATATTGTCTGCAGGAAAAGGTTTCACCTCTCAAATTGCTGCATTTCTACAAAGCCAATGAATGAACAGAATATGGACAGAAGGTATAGTTGCTCAACCTTGCAATTAGGATGTAAATTTTTCATCTCTAACAAAGGTGTGTAACCTGCTGTGAAGTTAATTTCCATGACTCTTTTGAAGAACATGATAAATTGTAGCTTTGTCTATACACCTGTCATATATGGAACAAAGAATACACCTGTTGTCTAACTTGGTGTGATTAAATATAAAGTTGTAAATTGCATTGCTGACTGGCATTTTGTCTGCTTTGTAAATGAGTTTTAGTTTATGTTGGAATAACGGCTAGCTGTTGCCTTGAAAACTATTTTTACCTTTGTCCCACATTGAAAAAttattagtttgtctatgagtTTATTTTGTGTTTCAAGTGTGTTAAGAGAAGTTTAGAAGATAAACAGCCCGTACCACCTGGCTGGCCGTGTGcccaaattataattattttttgggACGATTAGACTTCGAGTGTATGAGTTTAGGGGATTGTTATGTTAATCTTGGAGAGCATTGGAGATTGTAATTCGGTTTACCGAAAATGACTTTCATACCCGTGGTTTATCCGGAACACAACTTTTCTATTCGATATCATTGTTCAGAAATAGGCCGCCTAGGCCCCGTCTAGACGCTCGAAATCGAAAATCTGTCCTGAATTTCTTTGACTAGTTCCTCTGGGTGTTTTTTTAGCCCATGGCGATTTTTAGGCACTTGGGCTCCGCTTAAGCAACGGTACAAAAccgttttttattattaactttttttctctttattataattcacttttgaacatTATCGCATGGTTATTCgtgaattgtgtttattattttcggaTATTTTGGTTAATTACGTTCTCTACTTGTTTTCATAGTATAGATCCATGTTACAAATATAAGTGTTTTTCtatatattgttatttttaaataatataatacatattttaattgaatttatataacaatttgttgattaaaatATAATCTCCGATTAATCTTAGAAGGGCCTATCCGCCTAATTAGCGCTTATCGTGTTTTACAACCTTTGGGTTTTCCTAATTTATCTTTTTGTTCTCAACAGttctttttttaaatgtttgatATTTTCTACTATTACATTCTGCTTTTCAGAACATCTCTTCATACCGTAcacaaatattattaattatttccaaCTAGTCATGTTGAATAATTAATTATCAGGCTAATACTTAATTCCAGGATTATAATTAAGGTGTGATTGACAGTTGTTCTGTTAGCTGTTACTGCTTATGCGATCATGGTTAACATGTTGCTTTCTTAATATGATTAGTAGATATAATTAATTGGTTAACTGGTTGCTTTCATAATCCTGTATTTTCCATTTTcttaatatataattagtaGATTTGAGGTTGCTTTCTTAATATGATTACTGTTACAATTCCTGTATTTAGCACAACTGGTTATAATTTATCATTCTGGTTCCATAAGGAATCTGAGCTAAATTTGACCCTAACTTTTTAACGAACAAGATCAACTTTAGCCACACGTTACTGAAAATTTGACtattaaataatagtcaaaccagttttttcaaatttccaGTAATGTAGGGCTAAAATGGATTTTATTTGGAAACGTTACGGTTAAATTTGGACGAGAGATAAATCTGCAATTCACTAAAAACGTTAAAGTCAAATTTGGCCATTATCCTTAAGGAATAAGATATGCCCTATCTTTTTATTGTTGgacaaaatgaataaaattatgaaattaattttaaataccaaCAGATGCTTCTCTTCATGAATAGTTATATTTcttcgtgaacagtcgtgtttgtTTGTAAAGAGTCATATTCATTCGTGAATAGTCGTGTCTATCTGTGAACAGAGCCGTGTTAGTTCGTGAACAGACATGTTCTTtagagttctatttatatagaatagAATTGTCAAAATTTAGAgactagaaaaaataaaaatattttttgaactGTATGTttacattgtttttgttttcgtACTCCGGTGGTAATAAATTCACACACGGTAAGAATTTGCTTGCCCATACTGCTGTTACAGATCTTAAATTTGTCTAACTCTTTtacttaattttcaattttattgttCATATATTTTgctataaaagaaataaaccagCTCTCTTCATCCCTCTCAAAGAAGCTCTGTTGAATGAAGCAGTAAACACTGGATTTTCGCACTGAAAACATTGTCACGCAAAGTATGAGTCAAAGTCTCTGAACTGCATTTACAACTTTGGCAACAATTAAAAGGCGTTAAGTGCCTTCAAACTCTTTCCACGTTGGTTTAGTGATGTTCGAAAAGCATAACTAGCAATCTAGGATAAGCGCATTCTATTGTGACGAAGTAATAAAGTGTAATAAATATCCTAATGCAATACTATGTAGATATTGTTCGTTTTGGTctaaatccaacaccttgggcctcGCGGTTTTAAAATGTGTCTACATGTATTAGATTCTCATCTTACCACTCTTTCTCCATTTCTGATGTGAGATCCAGTTCATTCCTGCTTCCATCATCATCTCTTAGAATCGCTACTTGCTCAGATCTTCTACTTGCATAGATTGTATTTATAACTATTGATTGTCTTGAAACTACTATTACATAAACAATCAAAATTTGAGTTGATTTTGTTGTAAACGAAGTAAACTAAAAACGAGCAATTAAAAAATCAAGACTTCTTTTATGGAAGACATTTGAGCAATGGTTTCACCTAATCTTTAAGCTTAGCTTTACTAACAATCCTATTCATTTTCTTCAAATTTATCTAGAGACGATGATTATCTACTAAAACGAGCTATTCAAGTTTTGTTCTAGTCAAGAACAAATCTTATTTCATGTATCAATTATACTAACTTTGGTTCCGCgaagaataaaaaaacaatgaaaaacattatgtttgattaaaaaaactaaaattcaaGTGCTAGAACTATAAACCAAAAAACTGCACTGAATGGTCTTCAGGTCTAAACTATGTTGTTTTGTTAGGTATGCCAGTATCTATCAGTCAAAATTACTAACTAAGACTTCTAAATGTTAGCCACATATTCAACCAGTAAATAAATTCTCATAGTTTAATTCTATAATTAAGTTTATTAAACTAGAAATTAGATTGCAAGCTAATTATTTATATCGATTGGGATCGGTGATAACTCTTGCTATGAAGATCTATTTCATGGTGAGTATGAAACTAACAATAAAGTAAATAGATAGCAAGTACGAAAcataataaaattgaatatcAGATAAATAAGAAAAGAGAAGGTGAGGAGAAACGAGAAACTTGGAATTAAATTGAGCTGAGTGTATATTGTCTTGAAGTCTTTTTTGCAGATGGTTGATGCAAAAATCATTCTAACATTCGTAATCATTCTAACGGAAGCGGATTTTATTTTCAAACTGACTTTTCCTACCATCAAGAGCttaatgtaataaaaaaaataaaaaattatgtgttcaatttattgaaataaaagaataaaaaactcAATTCCTAAAATCAAAGATCTTTGGATGTTTTTTTTACGTAATTTAGCGAAATTGATAACATTAGTTTTAATTTAGTAGGAAAAAATTATTGTCTAATTATATAATACAAATTTAAGTGTTGTGAATGTCAGAGCTTAATATAAGACTTATGATTGTGTCTTAACTATGAATTcagtttttagttcaattggttccatggcAATGAACAccataaaataatatattcaaccgataaaaagataaaaaaaaatggaggtATATTATCTTATTAGAAAATGATTGATATTAACAATAAAAGTATACAAATGACTAGACagaatttcttttaaaaaagaTTTGGGAGAATTttttttgatcttttatttggatacattaaatccctgattatttatttttggtctcagtAAGTCTTTGATGTCCAAATTAATAAGCTGTGAACATGTGATTCTATAAAAATgacgttattaacttcatctgtatttgaaattattaaaaaaaatatatattttttagagtttaaaataaggtttttacagtttttctatAGCCATACCAAAACTGTTTTCAAACAATGAAAAATGCAAATTTCGaatccaaaaaatgaaagatcaaaggcctaatgatgctttttgcctatatTTTATGTAAGAATGATTTTGTAAATGTTTAGAGGATCTCAAAAAGACTCTTAATCTGGTCtctgaaaataatatataaactaTTGATTTTTAATGATTAGATGAGTCACTAATACATATCATTTTCAATAATACTCCTCAtatttatttcttatttattattttatcatgaaAATTGTTaagtattgttatatttaccaatattGAGAAAAGAGAGACAcgtcaataataaattattaataaaaaatgaaatgagAGGAATAGGAGGGGAGAGAGACTTCAAAATATAGAGAGGATGATGAGACTCCAATGTGTCGTTTGGTTCGGCGAATGAAATATCATGGAGTAGAATGATTATTCCAAAGAAATAGAATAACAAAGTATAGAATAAATATTCCTTGAGAATAAGGattcctatgtttggttggtgaaataaaaatgagtgtaatagatattttttttattcaaaagacaatattgagtaatttcttatttcttttaaaattttaattattaatataaattatttaaatatttaatatatattattttaaaaatatataaaaaacaaaaaaacaaaaaacatgaaagacgaaaaaaacacaaaaaatagaaaaagaatatTACATTAAcgacgcaaaaaaaaaaaaaaacgaaataaaaatggtaaatggtgaaaacgcgaaaaacatataaacgggttaacacaaaaacacacgcaaaatataaaaaaaaaacacacaaaaaaaaaacgtaaagaCGTGGAAAGCTATGAAAACGccaaaataggaaaaaaaatgtaaaaaaacacatgaaaacaagaaaatgcaaaaaacacGATAAACACAAAAAGCGTGAAAAAAATgtggaaaacatgaaaacgtaaaaaacattaaaaacacgaaaacatgaaaaaatatggaaaacagAAAGACGTGAAAAAACGCAAAACcaaaacaaaagataaaaatgtgaaaaattgttaaaaacacgaaaacgtgaaaacacaaaaagtgaaaaaataccAAAATCATGAAAGTAAAAAACtattaaaaaaggaaaacaacaaaaacacgaaaacgtgaaaaaaacgaaaaacatgaaaaacgttAAAACCACAAAAATATGGAAAACATTTTTAATGTTAAAATtacgaaaatatgaaaaatgtaatttttcacgttttcgtatgtttcttttttttttaacttttttttttgtatttttcaagcTTTTTTTGCCTTTTGCGTTTCTTcatattttcgtattttttgcGTTTGGTcatgttttcgtgttattcacgttattgtgtttttttatgtttttcctttttttttgcgttttcacgttttttttttttgggtttgtcccgtttttgcattttcgtgtttctatatttttcacattttgttactttttcgtgttattcatgtttttttcacgttttcatgttttttttgcattttctcaCGCTTCtgtgttttgtttgcgtttttcacattttcatgtttaccacgtgtttcatgtttttgtatttttgtatttttatattttagcatttttcgtgtttttcttattttttcatgttttcgtgtttttcgtacttttcacgtttttgtatttttcgtattttgtcacatttgcgttttatttttgttttgtgtgtttattcacgtgtttgcattttttcgcgttttcatgttttcacatttttttttgtgtatttTCGTGTTTAtaacatttttcgtgttttatagttttcacatttttatattttttaacgttttcccaTTTTTTTAAGATATAAATTATAGATTTGCCAAAATTAAAGGATTTGGGAAATTGGTTAGAGAGAAGATTAGGGATTTAATGAAAAATATGttagtaaattaaaaaaatacaatattagGAATAACTGTTTCTCGGATAAATTGAAGAATAACTAtttcataaaaataagaaatacagattccatggaatagctattccataaaaaaaatttgaaccaAAAGTGGGAATAATTATTCTGTAGaaatatctattttatttctcttCTATTCCGCGAACCCAACAAGCCCTTAGTGATATGAGGAGTCACTAAGAGGctgtttgagttggtttttaactcttcttactcaaattttaacttaagagcatTTCCAATACACACTTAGTCatctttctaaaaataaaataaacaattgACTATTCGTGATTTGAGGAGtgactaagagcatctccaacaacctcttaagttggctcttaagttaaaatttgaggagaaagaatgaaaaatcagctccaacagtcTCTTAAGGGCTCCTCAACTCACTAAGAGGTtcttcatcctctctattaatagagagtctctctccacctcttagtgtctcttaattcattttttattaataatttattattgagtagtctctctcctctcactattggtaaataacaacaattaataattttaataataaaataataaataaggagtgaatataaaaagtattgttggagatgatatgtcttagtcactcttaaatcactaagagtctcttggagatgctctaatacatatcatttttaataatacttcttatattcactcattatttgaaattattaagtATTGTTATTTTATCAATAGTGAAAAGAGagactcctcaataataaattattaataagaaaatgaaataagagGGACTAGGAGTGGAGAGAGGCTAAGAAACTGTTGGAGTTGGTTTTTAACTCTCACTCCTCGAAATTTAACTTAAAAACCCAACTAAGAGGTTGTTTGGAATGCTTCAAGTGCATATTTACCTTTATGTACTTGTCTAAAAAAGTCAATTACGTCATCTACTttgaaaaatttata comes from the Euphorbia lathyris chromosome 5, ddEupLath1.1, whole genome shotgun sequence genome and includes:
- the LOC136229278 gene encoding uncharacterized protein codes for the protein MAGRWDLGLPKTGVGSLKEQLARSTLHNVRLQGHPYVELREDGKRFVFFCALCLAPCYSDYVLFDHLKGSLHSERLSAAKLTLLKPNPWPFSDGIHFFDNSSEDARQADIRNGNPSRLLESQSTGNNRAIVKYGGSGNVELHKHLTGNGGTNGLVIPNVVVKDEISNLKARFVGSGQIAARFTKKGKASTEIIRIWCEWLGVNSSDDEDNVKVPEHDFAIVTFSYNYDLGRKGLLDDVKLLLSSSPAVDSENGEGANKKRKKSFSDPGDVSESLSRQYDSSSEESSASNSGHRLLLDQYDDQLLHSRFITSKTVRREVRRQQRIAAERMCDICQQKMLPEKDVATLVNMKTGKLVCSSRNINGAFHVFHTSCLVHWILLCEYEMAKNQPVGLKGRRRSKRKNVIKASKTRKMKASNSLIETAFCPECQGTGAVIDGEEMERPTIPLSEMFKYKIKVSDGRRAWMRSPEMLQNCSIGFHFPPQSEAIMQEKVSPLKLLHFYKANE